A segment of the Salvelinus namaycush isolate Seneca chromosome 3, SaNama_1.0, whole genome shotgun sequence genome:
CTATAAGACATTGTTTGGTTAATAAAGAAAATATCTGGCTTGTTAATTTTCTAAGCTGTACAGTTTGCCACAACATCACAGAGACCATAGAAGTGCAGACATGAGCCGAACAGACCAGAGGCAGGCAAAACACTGATCAGACTGCAGAATGATGTTGGAATCATAACTTCAGCAGAGAAATGAATAGACATTACTTTAATATGGGTAAAGATACCCAGACAGGCAATTGCCACTAAGTCATAACCAGGGACAGCGGCAGTGACGTGCGGTCAGGGTAGGCAGGGTAGGCAGTGTGAAAATGAATGAAAAAAACCCGAAATATAAATGTtatcaataatttaaaaaattcTGCATGATCAAATAGATGTCagtactagtactactacttcCCAAATGTGCAGTGATCTGGTACAAAATGCACAAGGAGGCCAGGGGAAAGGCAAACTCGCCGTGTACCTTTCTCCAGCGCTTCAAAATCCAAACTCAATGAAAGGCATTGACATGATTTGCACATTCGTGTTTCTACCTTATACTGCCAGCTAACGGATGCCGAAAGGCAGGTAGAGAGCTTTGCAAGAGGATAGCCAGAGCTCCTGCCTATGGATGTCACACACATTATCTGCTGCCTTTTGATAGTTATATTAATTTTACTTCTAGCTAAAGTCAGCTGATTAGGATGGCTAACACATTGCATCTGAAATAGTTTTCTAGCGAAGCGGTGTGAAGACCAACACCTGAGTTTAGGGACCTACATCTAAAGAAGGGACAGAAAATAACACGATAATTTCAATCTGAGCGGTATCAACAGAAAGACTGGCTCTGTGGCTGCAATGCTAGCAGCCGACTCTACTGCTTCCCCTGCCTGCTGCTCTCCACCAGTGACAGTTTGTGGACAAGAGTCGGTTACTGCGACTTGAACAATTTGTCTATGAGAAACCTGTCTCACGTCCAAAGCCAGATAGCTCTTAAGACATTTGGCAGCTGGCGGATAGATCTGGCATTGAATGAACAACGGAGATTGAACATCAGCATGCACAATGCAAAGGTAAAAGAGAACCGTGAGATTTTGAAAGCCCCAGCTAATTGATGTTACAGCATGCTACCTAGGTAAACAGAAGTTGGCATTTTGCGGCAACGATGACACTGCCAGCACATCAAACAGGCCTAGGTGCCACTATGTGGAGCTATTACATTCctttattgattttttttttacagtatggtggaaattacaagattatgttataatgctgtaattgcatcaaatggttgttttatacAACATAACAAGGGGTTGTTAGAATgctcatctgtgtgtgttctactgaggatgggcctctggaagatttacaatgtctttggggataccgcattccagagcatgagttcaTGTTCCTGTTCTATACGGTACCAGGGAGacatggctccagtatggagttcgGGGGCCAAACACTGGTCTCTACGCAATGAGTTCTcatgtttttacagcagatactgtctgctgtgaattataagtatctttcatagaaaatcttaaccttgtgacccattccatacatctgttgtgtGTCATGCAGACTGACGGAGAATGGATTTTGCTATAAAATTCTGTGGCTCAAACAAGctcgttgagttctcagtgatcacctccaggggtgattaccgaccagctccattactgcagtaattaaataataaagtttgaatgttttgaaggaatcttaaaagtctctccttttgattacaaTAATTCCACCACAAAAGTTAGCAACCCATCTAGAGACCGCCACCGTGTTTCTTTTTTGCTCCTGACCTATGATGGAATTTTCAAGGATATTGATGCTCTCCTGTGTTCTGCAGAACAAATTGATGGATATGGGTGTCTGCCATATCCAGATCAGTGACACAATGAAAGCACTGGGACGGCAGTGACACGACTTTGATCGTTTCTATGAGTGATTCGAGCAGAAAAGCAATGATCTGGGCCTGGCACGAAGGGAAACTCGTAGTAAACAGCCGATCAGAGtagagagggggaaaaactaCAACAACATACTGGACAATATCAATGTTCAGATGAGAGACAGGTTTGACCACTTTGGTGAACTTAATTTCCTTGGCTAAGTGGACTGCAAAAAATGTGAAACAATGTCACAAAAATGTAACACCAGCAAACAAGAGCCTGTCTAAATATGCCAAGTACTTTTGTTAGACTTAAGGCTGATCTTGTCGAATTGTACAGTTCACAAATGGTACCAGACAAATCACCTGGACAGCTCCTCAGCTGACGAATGTACAGTAGCACTGTCTACTGTTATAACATTACATGTCTAATGACATTACATGTCTATCACATAGACCAGAGAAGTGCAAGTATACATCTCAGTCAGTAGTGCTGACTACTAGGCATTTTGTGTGTGTAGCGCTGTCTACAAGGAGACCTACTCGCTAGCACTTGGGTCGCTGTCTGTGGTGCTTAAAGTCGCCTGTTCGTGCAGGGCAGTTGCGTGGGGCACAAGCGATTACAGCCTCTGAAAGCGTGTCTAATGGTTGCGCCGCCTATCTGCTGCTGTTTGATGGTTGGTTGCGGTTGTTTGATGGTTATCTTTGTGATCGTGTCCTACCGATAAACACAGCTTTATGAGCCTTTATGAGGCTCAGTAGAATGTGCCTGCCCGGCCTCAGACCTCACCGCACGTCGCAAGGTGTAGAAGATCAAGGGGGATTTCATATACATTGAATTATATATGTGTGTGCATTGATTCCTCAAATGAATACATGTATGCAGTATAACGACGCATTTAAACCCGTTGTTATTTCTATAACTTTTTACATTGAATATAAAAGCATTATATAAATAACACCGTTTATACATTTCAGTACAACTTGGTACCAATACCTATTCTGGTGGTCTAGAAAGTATCAAACCTCGTGCTATACCATGTTGTGCAACAAAGTTAACCAATAGGCTTGAGTAATACCACTGACAAAGTCGAAGACATATTTTCTGGATCAATTCAAGCCACACATTCACATTACTGGATACAGTTATTGAATTTAAATGAGGTAATATCTCTATATCTGTAGTTCTTATTAGTCACAGGGAATGATTAGCCATGCTGTATTACTAGGATACAGACTATTTATACAAATGTTAACGGGAAGGAATATGAAAAGAGAGACAGTAAGAATGCTGTTTTTGAAACAAGTTGATACAAAAAAAGTACTTCACAAATCAATGCGATACAGACACGATTGTGTGTTCTTAATGTCTGCATATAAAATGCTGTATAAAATCATAATGTACACTTGAGTTATCCCCTTCAGTTAGACACAAGTCAGAGGATAGAGAAAGCTATAGATAGCCAATTTTTAGCTCCTGTTGAGAAAACAAAATGGGCTCCCATGGCCTAGTGCCTGGCCACAGACCAAGTCCAAAGCAGCAGTTCAAATGTAGAAGTACGTATGCCTAGCCTACCCACTCTCCGTCCTGTAGCTCTGAATAAACTTCACCAACAATAGATGTAAAACATAGATAAATAAAACATGCAAAGAAAAACAACATTTCCCCCTTGAGGGATAAATAGTCTTTATGAGTAGTTACGAAACCAGTGTTACTCCCACTTCTAACAATGTGCTTCAATCCCCTATTCCCTTACTCCCTTTCACCCGAGCTCCACCCGTCAATTTACTTCACAAATTCACAATGTACAATATActgaacgttgcagatagaaatgtgatGAATAGAGCTCACATGATTGCTTAATCTACATGTCAGTTAGGCATTCCTGCTGTTCTACTTAACAAgtcgttcagatagaaatatgttaCCTCCACAATGTTTTGCCCTACTGAACACAGCTCAGGGCTCTCAGTCTCAAAGTAGAAATGCTGATGAAAGATCAGCTTTGCCTATTAGATCATAATAAATAAGATTACATGTATAATATGACATGTACAGTCCTACTTatggctgggaattgccagggatcTCACAactattatcacgatacttaggtgacaatacgatatgtattgtgattctcacaattctatatgtatttCGATTCGATACTGCGATTTTATTGCAATTTGATGTTCCAAAGATACTGCTCTCtttatgtctgctgcagagagacaagagagcgTGAGAAAATTAGTTTAGATCAGGCATGGAAATAAAAGCATTGAAAACATGTTGCCTCACTATTTAAAAGGAAGATGgagagcaacaaaaaaaaaacgaatTTTTGGCGCAGGCATAGCtgactagcgctagctaacgctacctagcAACAATAACAAAAAGTAGCGCTATAATATCGTCCAAAATAGTATTGTGATATGTAACTGTATTGATTTTTCCCCGATCACtagtcctactctgagacgcttcgTGAATAAGGTCCCTGGCTCCCTTCCCCTCACAGTGGGGTGTTGATGCGTTTAGCAGCGCAGGGCTCCCGGGGAACCTTGATGGCTCCTCCGAACACCTCTACTCCCCGGTTGGTCCAGGGGGCCACATTACCCTTTGGCTGGGGGCCGTGCTGGCTGCAGTGGGCCAGGCTGGACACCTCGCTGGGGGTCAGGACCCGCTCCCATACGTTCCACTGGGATAGCTCCCCCACCAGGGCCTGGGACGAGTCGAAACGTCCGCCCAGAGTGTCCTACAGGCAGAAGGAGGTGGAGGAGTGAAAGGGGTGAAAAGAGGAAGGGATGTTTCAGAGTTTGGTCTAGTGGTAACTCCGGACTTGGCATTGCCCTGAGAGACTGGGGTTTGATGTTCAAGTCCCCCACTTCAACTCTGCATGTTCCTCTCATCTGCCCCCTTTCATTTCACCCCTGTGTCTATATCTCAATGAACAATAAAATATGTTCTCCTTTAAAAACAACAACCCCCTATAGGTCTATGCCGTTGCGGTCTCTTCCACCCATCACTCCTGACCTCACCAAAATACCAACCCCTCCAGGTCTTACCTGTTCCTGCCCCAGGATGAGGACTCCCCCAGGCCTGATGTGGTGCCAGGCTGCCAGGCcctgcccctctcctctcagctTGCCCCCCTGGTAGGCCTGCCACGCCCCGCCTCTCTGGCTCCAGCTTACACAGATGTGGTGCCAGCTGCCCCGGGACAGGTTCAGAGGTAACTCCGCCGCCTAGGGGTGGGAGGACAACAGTGCGGGTTAGTATGAGTGTTAGTGCTATACTGCAGGTAATGCAGTGATACCGCAGACTATATTAGAGTGCAAATGAAgtatttcaaatggtaccaacAGCAAATCAATGGACAATCAATCATACGATGAAGTGGTTCTTAGTACTGATCCTAAACCATGTGCTGTACAGAGTATCCTAGACTAAAACTCAATATTATGTTAGATAAAAGAGAGTGCTTTTAAAGTGCTGATATCTTGATGCTTAACACACGGTGTGGAGACATTAAACAAATGTCCCCCTGGAATACATTAAGGCAGTTATTTTATTACAGTAACATTTGGGGACTGCAGCATTACTTTCTCAAAGGCACGGACTGCACTTCCTCAAGGGCACAGCCAGCTAGGTAGCTCTCTATGCCTTCCAGGCATCGTATTACCATAATGACATCATGCTAATCTACACTATACTCCTAGCTCTAGCCTAAACGGTGCTTtgtctctgtcccaaatggcactctattccctatgtagtgcactacttttgaccagatccttggtcaaaagtagtgcactacatagggaatagagtgccattttggTCGTAGACATCATTCCACAGTAAGCTCCCAGGTACTGTTATAGCTACAGCTTTAATTGTGCTGTGTCTAACTCAGTGTGCCCTAAAATACTGCTACTCTGTTTCCTCCATTACCTTGTCGTTAATGAGCAGCTCCACAGGGGTGTGCACGCCCTGCAGCAGAACTAGCTCGTTGGGCTGCTCCGCCACAGCGTAGGAGAAAGGGGTGCCGATGCCCCCCTCGGCGGGTCTCAGCCAGAGGCACACGGTGAAGGCACGCAGCTCAGGGATGGGGTGCTGTACCACTGCGTACATATAGTTGGTACGCGTTGGGAAGGACAGCTTGTAGCCCTCGGGGTAGGTGTACTCTGAGAGTCCTGGGGTAAGGAGGTATGGgtggagaaatagagagggagggaaagagtatTTGAGTAATGAGGTAATTCGGTAGGGGGGATGTTGAATAGACTTCTCTTATTAGGACTTTGTACTGTCTTTTGGGGGTTTATGCAATGGCTACATCACACATTTGACTTCCTTCCTGCCCCCAGGATATCTCATCTCTGTTCTATGATACTTCCACTTGGATTTTTTTTATTGCTATTTTCTTTTTTCTTATTCTGTGTCATAATGTGTTGAAGCCATTTTCATAGATTGATAATACGTTACCTTTCTGGTAGATAATTTATAGTTCATTGTCCCCGACTCGTAACCTCCCCCACCATATCAATTAATATCATTCAGGTATGAGTATCACTCATGACCGTTGATCTTCTCTTACACCTATCCCTCTGCCccttctctcaccctcctccaGGCCAGCAATGCGGTGGTGTAGGGAGTTGATCCCCTGGTCAATCTCCTGCCTGTGTCTTTGGGATTCCTTTCGCAGggccttcctctccttctccaggagtTCCAGCTTCCTCTCAAGCTCTCCCTCCAGATCCTCCATCCGTGGCCACTGCTCTGGTCCATCCCCTGCCCCGGCCTGCCCCACTAGCCCTGCCTCACCCCAACCATCAGAGGCCTCAGAGAGCCCACCACCACCTGCCCCTCTTGAAGTCACCGCAGTTGCTGCATCCGTGTGGTTGTGAGGGAACGCCAGCGGTCCGATATCTGACTTCATGGGAGggagtgtgggagagagggagtgtgggagggagggagtgtgggagggaaggagtgtgggagggagggataccAGTGCAGTGGAGGTATACAATTTGTTAATTATGTAGTACAATAGTAAAATCATGCAAAATGTAGCCTACACAATTGCAAAGCAGGTGAAATATATTTACATGCGTGCCGCACACACAGCCTTGTTTCAGAGGAATATCATCTGCAGGAAGCAGGAGTGTGCAGCTGTCAACTGTTTTTATCATGGGGCAGCTCACGGAAGAATGACATCGGTAGCCGGTAGGGTAGGGCAGACGTTTCAACATATCTACTAGTAAATGCTAATTAAGGCgacaatgggtatgcaaaccaggtattgaaaaagttTGGTCCGAAGTCTTGGTTCGTAGATTATTTGTGATGTGCAATGCAGTCATCATGAGCTGTTTGCATCAGGGGCATAGGCATGAGTGGGCCTGGGTGGACACAAGCCCAtctactggggagccaggcccacccaatcagattgagcaAAAACAGAAAAAGAATACATAATTATTACAAAAaacacagttccactcaccagatgatgatcatttgaaagaatcctttcctgcagtcaatgaccaaaagcgccctctttggcctcatgggtggaatgctaTTAATATTTGTCCTAATTTCATTAttaattacgtttttttttttttactacaatccggtgtttctatgtcaaacagttttgttatatttcagtcttctgtggtGTACATACAGTAAAGTGTAATACCGGGATGCAAACGAAACATtttatacatttcaactctatatctgacatggtacaggttttttattttatttgtattttttgacAATGTgtatgaggtgtatacttttgtttcaaagtagatgtatttaagactaccaagaatcactctgtgtgaccctgatttaacccactgcagtaaaaggttaacatCTTGCtgaaagttattcttgaaaaTTGAGAATCTCCTGTATGGTGCAACGGTCTAAGGTAGTGCATCTcagtgtcactacagaccttagttcgattccaggctgtatcacaaccggacgtgattgggagtgccatagggcggcacacaattggcccagcgttgtccgggttaggggttggccggggtaggctgtcattgtaaataagaatttgttcttaactgacttgcctagttaaataaaataaaacatttgcaaCAACATCCTCTTCGATAACAGCTGCTGCAAATTAGTCTACAACAAAAGATAGCTAGACTGTGGGAAAACTATTGCTTGCTATTGCACGATGGCCTGTGAGAAGAGAAAGTTTTTTGTTAAAACGATCCCACCGATTacaagtcaaaatgtgattggttgattccactgtcactccaaaatgTTTCCCTAATACATTTGAATGGCAGATGCCTTCTATCTAGGTTCTGATGGCCTAGACAATGGCTGACTTAGCTAGCCCCAGAGATGACcaaagaaaaatcctgattgAAGAGAAAAACATATTCAGTGTTAACCCTTTCCTTTCCAACAAAAACTGAAGAGAAATAAATCAGAACataattgaaaataataataaaattcgaatttttgttattattattttataaatcctttGCCCTTCTCTGAAGACATAGAAGGCCCTcattgttccccactgtgtttggaTTAGGAATAATTTGTAGAGTGGCTCTATTTGCCCTCAGCATGCATTTTTTTCACCATTCTGAATGTCTAAGAAATCCATATGTTCGTCTGAAACACGAAGACAGAAATAGTGGACATTTTGAACTCTTATTATGGTGGCGACTTGACTAAATTAaatcatggtcttgaattggatTCAAATGTTTCTGGTCTCGGTCATGACTCGGTCTCGGACCCCTTGTCCCCCTCCCGGTCTCGTTCTTGActcagttccccccccccccccctccgatCTTGGTCTTGACTCTGACTTGATTTTCTCCAGTcttggtcttgaatcggtctcACTTCAGGCGGTCTCGAACGCAACACTGGGAGCCAGTTCGGTTTTTAGAGCTGCACTCACATTTTTTAATGTGCTGTGATTAATGTGGGCCTTCGTGTTAGATAAGCACTCTAATCTctggagtttaaaaaaaaaaagttaattatGCATAATCAATTATGTGCAGCAGGAAAAACAGAAAAAGTGCAGGGAAAACAAGTAATTAAAGGTCCTCGCAGTCATTAGACAGCCAAGGAAAAAACACTACAACTGCAGCACAACGAAGTGCAGTCAAATAGACACACAGACAATGCCACATCTTATTTACAGTGAGGCACATGCTGTAAGTTACACacagagcagtggttctcaacatGAGGTACTAGTACCCGTGGAGGTACCTCACCTTTCCACATGGAGTAAATGTGTTATTATTTGTTAAGATCAGTTCCAACGTGACTGGGGGTTCAGTGACCAAAGacggttgggaaccactgatacAGAGGTACACCGCTGATATAGTATAACAGTAGTGTGCTAGGCAGAGGCTGCAAAAAGAATATGATGGTCTCTGCTCTTGACAAATATAGGTAACTGGTCGGATGAATGATTTATGATATTTTCTCCACAAGAAATGGTGTTGTACATCACATGTTGCTTGGCAGGCAGCTATAAAGCAGCTTCGTATTACTc
Coding sequences within it:
- the LOC120043965 gene encoding neuronal pentraxin receptor-like; this translates as MCLRIVPDENDENPLYERDDTLGYYSSTGCPFIVIILAAGMVAFVGAVICIIAAVHTGSAAESPQQPVADNQSHSPDAGVQQTFTGGSVARAGPLGALHGSETQDGEAPTFFHVPSGSDGIGGTRQVSRLICTPVPAGECNPKNFQQQAEDPSLFAGEDWGYLRTTAEELKQTVLQQKDQIITDQRTIRDLSGKLSECESGIEGRRGPESSAGLWGGKRVDEGRLMVRDSAPSSSVAQLLIAQAVGELEQAIVQMKDRIEKLESDIGPLAFPHNHTDAATAVTSRGAGGGGLSEASDGWGEAGLVGQAGAGDGPEQWPRMEDLEGELERKLELLEKERKALRKESQRHRQEIDQGINSLHHRIAGLEEGLSEYTYPEGYKLSFPTRTNYMYAVVQHPIPELRAFTVCLWLRPAEGGIGTPFSYAVAEQPNELVLLQGVHTPVELLINDKAAELPLNLSRGSWHHICVSWSQRGGAWQAYQGGKLRGEGQGLAAWHHIRPGGVLILGQEQDTLGGRFDSSQALVGELSQWNVWERVLTPSEVSSLAHCSQHGPQPKGNVAPWTNRGVEVFGGAIKVPREPCAAKRINTPL